A stretch of Megalobrama amblycephala isolate DHTTF-2021 linkage group LG14, ASM1881202v1, whole genome shotgun sequence DNA encodes these proteins:
- the lrtm2a gene encoding leucine-rich repeat and transmembrane domain-containing protein 2, whose translation MQLSTAPTVGRRRRGNPDSQGLLGVLGVCATLLQLCAGCPSECVCNSLEANCSGRSLVSLPALTSLPEGTHTLFLANNRLSSLPVTAFANMSTLESLDLSNNYLDNLPSRLFRELSNLSDLSLRNNSLTVLDRELFRGLTQLRRLDLSLNGLATVPLGLLDELQGLTWLSLAGNRLHALERATFEPLVNLQHLELGINPWECDCNLRDFKHWMEWLIYRGGYVDAVECTLPKDLRGRDIRGVPVEMFNYCLQLEDENGGGAGSTKGGSPPCFRGTATPSSEGAVVRTEAELPDCVKQRYRPVSVRRAIGTVVIAGVVCGIVCIMMVAAAAYGCIYASLMAKYQRELKKRQPLMGDAEADGDQEEKQISSVA comes from the exons ATGCAGCTCAGCACTGCACCTACAGTGGGTCGCAGGAGGAGAGGAAATCCGGACAGTCAAG GTCTGCTAGGTGTGCTGGGTGTGTGTGCTACGTTGCTGCAGTTATGCGCTGGCTGTCcttcagagtgtgtgtgtaattcACTGGAAGCTAACTGCAGTGGGCGGAGTCTAGTATCTCTGCCCGCTCTCACTTCTCTCCCGGAGGGCACACATACCCTCTTTCTGGCCAATAACCGCCTCTCCTCCTTGCCCGTCACGGCCTTTGCCAATATGAGCACCCTCGAGAGCCTCGACCTGTCCAACAACTATCTGGACAACCTGCCTTCCAGACTGTTCCGTGAGCTGAGTAACCTGAGCGATCTGAGTTTGCGTAACAACAGCCTAACAGTTTTGGATCGTGAGTTATTTCGTGGCCTGACCCAGCTGCGGAGGCTGGATCTGTCTCTGAACGGCTTGGCCACTGTGCCGCTGGGCCTGCTGGATGAGCTGCAGGGGCTGACTTGGCTCTCCTTGGCTGGAAACAGACTTCACGCCCTGGAGAGAGCCACATTTGAGCCTCTCGTCAACCTTCAGCACTTGGAGCTGGGCATAAACCCCTGGGAGTGTGACTGCAACCTGAGAGACTTCAAACATTGGATGGAGTGGCTAATATACCGAG GCGGTTATGTCGATGCCGTTGAGTGTACGCTTCCGAAGGACTTAAGGGGCCGTGACATCAGGGGTGTTCCTGTGGAGATGTTCAACTACTGTCTGCAATTGGAGGATGAGAATGGGGGCGGGGCTGGGAGCACGAAAGGTGGATCTCCACCATGTTTTCGAGGGACAGCCACTCCATCGTCTGAAGGTGCAGTGGTGCGTACGGAGGCGGAGCTACCAGACTGTGTGAAGCAGCGTTATCGGCCGGTCAGTGTTCGCAGGGCGATCGGTACAGTAGTGATCGCTGGTGTAGTCTGTGGAATCGTGTGTATTATGATGGTAGCTGCCGCAGCATACGGCTGCATTTATGCCTCTCTGATGGCAAAATACCAGCGAGAGCTAAAGAAGAGGCAGCCATTGATGGGTGACGCAGAGGCAGACGGCGACCAGGAAGAAAAACAGATCTCATCAGTTGCATAG